The Lycium ferocissimum isolate CSIRO_LF1 chromosome 10, AGI_CSIRO_Lferr_CH_V1, whole genome shotgun sequence genome window below encodes:
- the LOC132032838 gene encoding uncharacterized protein LOC132032838 isoform X2, with protein sequence MGTEDKRLFCFCHWGGKSKVLPDGSTSYVGGITDQIIVKTGIKYNDFVNAVFDRLGIDPSDKVLQFTLKFDKTQLIRLRDQEGVDTLLQFNDGFAHVYASSSEKEPNSAVAPNRVSTTEVEAVSLGSAEEEQVSADTPIPAPSHQWITDGTPDAAANWSELLVGEGQAFENADAFRKNKFFIFKIVSLLTNKKERKKERVCCPFWLCGHVLVHDGN encoded by the exons atgGGAACTGAAGATAAAAGACTATTTTGTTTCTGCCATTGGGGCGGAAAGAGCAAAGTGCTTCCAGATGGATCCACTTCGTATGTGGGAGGTATTACCGATCAGATTATTGTGAAGACAGGCATAAAGTACAATGATTTTGTGAATGCAGTTTTCGACCGATTAGGGATTGATCCTTCAGATAAAGTCTTGCAGTTTACACTGAAGTTTGATAAGACTCAATTGATACGACTGAGAGACCAAGAAGGTGTCGATACTTTGTTGCAATTTAATGACGGTTTTGCCCATGTTTATGCATCAAGTTCGGAGAAGGAGCCTAATTCTGCAGTTGCTCCTAAT AGGGTTTCAACCACTGAGGTCGAAGCAGTCTCTCTCGGAAGTGCTGAGGAAGAACAAGTGAGTGCCGATACTCCAATTCCTGCACCTTCACACCAATGGATCACTGATGGAACTCCAGATGCTGCTGCCAACTGGAGTGAATTACTTGTTGGGGAAGGACAAGCTTTCGAGAACGCTGATGCTTTTAGGAAGAACAA GTTTTTCATTTTCAAGATTGTTTCCCTTCtcacaaacaaaaaagaaagaaagaaagagagagtttGTTGCCCTTTTTGGCTTTGTGGTCATGTACTAGTTCATGATGGGAACTGA
- the LOC132032838 gene encoding uncharacterized protein LOC132032838 isoform X3 encodes MGTEDKRLFCFCHWGGKSKVLPDGSTSYVGGITDQIIVKTGIKYNDFVNAVFDRLGIDPSDKVLQFTLKFDKTQLIRLRDQEGVDTLLQFNDGFAHVYASSSEKEPNSAVAPNMATTRVSTTEVEAVSLGSAEEEQVSADTPIPAPSHQWITDGTPDAAANWSELLVGEGQAFENADAFRKNKVTNTSET; translated from the exons atgGGAACTGAAGATAAAAGACTATTTTGTTTCTGCCATTGGGGCGGAAAGAGCAAAGTGCTTCCAGATGGATCCACTTCGTATGTGGGAGGTATTACCGATCAGATTATTGTGAAGACAGGCATAAAGTACAATGATTTTGTGAATGCAGTTTTCGACCGATTAGGGATTGATCCTTCAGATAAAGTCTTGCAGTTTACACTGAAGTTTGATAAGACTCAATTGATACGACTGAGAGACCAAGAAGGTGTCGATACTTTGTTGCAATTTAATGACGGTTTTGCCCATGTTTATGCATCAAGTTCGGAGAAGGAGCCTAATTCTGCAGTTGCTCCTAATATGGCTACCACTAG GGTTTCAACCACTGAGGTCGAAGCAGTCTCTCTCGGAAGTGCTGAGGAAGAACAAGTGAGTGCCGATACTCCAATTCCTGCACCTTCACACCAATGGATCACTGATGGAACTCCAGATGCTGCTGCCAACTGGAGTGAATTACTTGTTGGGGAAGGACAAGCTTTCGAGAACGCTGATGCTTTTAGGAAGAACAA GGTAACGAACACTTCTGAAACATGA
- the LOC132032838 gene encoding uncharacterized protein LOC132032838 isoform X1: MGTEDKRLFCFCHWGGKSKVLPDGSTSYVGGITDQIIVKTGIKYNDFVNAVFDRLGIDPSDKVLQFTLKFDKTQLIRLRDQEGVDTLLQFNDGFAHVYASSSEKEPNSAVAPNMATTRVSTTEVEAVSLGSAEEEQVSADTPIPAPSHQWITDGTPDAAANWSELLVGEGQAFENADAFRKNKFFIFKIVSLLTNKKERKKERVCCPFWLCGHVLVHDGN; this comes from the exons atgGGAACTGAAGATAAAAGACTATTTTGTTTCTGCCATTGGGGCGGAAAGAGCAAAGTGCTTCCAGATGGATCCACTTCGTATGTGGGAGGTATTACCGATCAGATTATTGTGAAGACAGGCATAAAGTACAATGATTTTGTGAATGCAGTTTTCGACCGATTAGGGATTGATCCTTCAGATAAAGTCTTGCAGTTTACACTGAAGTTTGATAAGACTCAATTGATACGACTGAGAGACCAAGAAGGTGTCGATACTTTGTTGCAATTTAATGACGGTTTTGCCCATGTTTATGCATCAAGTTCGGAGAAGGAGCCTAATTCTGCAGTTGCTCCTAATATGGCTACCACTAG GGTTTCAACCACTGAGGTCGAAGCAGTCTCTCTCGGAAGTGCTGAGGAAGAACAAGTGAGTGCCGATACTCCAATTCCTGCACCTTCACACCAATGGATCACTGATGGAACTCCAGATGCTGCTGCCAACTGGAGTGAATTACTTGTTGGGGAAGGACAAGCTTTCGAGAACGCTGATGCTTTTAGGAAGAACAA GTTTTTCATTTTCAAGATTGTTTCCCTTCtcacaaacaaaaaagaaagaaagaaagagagagtttGTTGCCCTTTTTGGCTTTGTGGTCATGTACTAGTTCATGATGGGAACTGA
- the LOC132032838 gene encoding uncharacterized protein LOC132032838 isoform X4, whose protein sequence is MGTEDKRLFCFCHWGGKSKVLPDGSTSYVGGITDQIIVKTGIKYNDFVNAVFDRLGIDPSDKVLQFTLKFDKTQLIRLRDQEGVDTLLQFNDGFAHVYASSSEKEPNSAVAPNMATTRVSTTEVEAVSLGSAEEEQVSADTPIPAPSHQWITDGTPDAAANWSELLVGEGQAFENADAFRKNKC, encoded by the exons atgGGAACTGAAGATAAAAGACTATTTTGTTTCTGCCATTGGGGCGGAAAGAGCAAAGTGCTTCCAGATGGATCCACTTCGTATGTGGGAGGTATTACCGATCAGATTATTGTGAAGACAGGCATAAAGTACAATGATTTTGTGAATGCAGTTTTCGACCGATTAGGGATTGATCCTTCAGATAAAGTCTTGCAGTTTACACTGAAGTTTGATAAGACTCAATTGATACGACTGAGAGACCAAGAAGGTGTCGATACTTTGTTGCAATTTAATGACGGTTTTGCCCATGTTTATGCATCAAGTTCGGAGAAGGAGCCTAATTCTGCAGTTGCTCCTAATATGGCTACCACTAG GGTTTCAACCACTGAGGTCGAAGCAGTCTCTCTCGGAAGTGCTGAGGAAGAACAAGTGAGTGCCGATACTCCAATTCCTGCACCTTCACACCAATGGATCACTGATGGAACTCCAGATGCTGCTGCCAACTGGAGTGAATTACTTGTTGGGGAAGGACAAGCTTTCGAGAACGCTGATGCTTTTAGGAAGAACAA GTGCTGA